One region of Tumebacillus amylolyticus genomic DNA includes:
- a CDS encoding FTR1 family protein translates to MAKFTTRVLSVLLVLLLCFTTGAHAADPLLPLVGNALTQAKAGNWQAVNSDLQQFETTWSGLSAQHPEASRQQLNDALAAAKKAAQGASPDPTAVNTALANLVKATDALASDKTDNADGKQDLKKLTDFVQQSLTSLQQGDLAKAKSQYRLFETGWKKAESYVRNEDFAAYSKFETQQTAVHVALNAETIDVTKAENALQKLIATSNDFMSGKKDTSASAASAEGKTLSDAIKFLTDARENIESGDGKQAGDLVQLFVELWPSVEGQVSTRSAQAYSETETKMAEALQDLAATPPNTKAAQNVLTSMIDQLQPFADQTRYTAWDAGLMLFREGLEALLVVAALLAFLQRTGNRKKQVWVWTGVGAGFGVSVAFAIVMSVFFSTVAAGGNREIIEGVTGLIAVVMMFTVGVWLHSKSSGKAWNQYISKQMDSALASGSLWSLALISFLAIAREGAETIIFYLGMASAIDKSQLLLGIGVSLAVLLLIGFAILKFSVRIPMKPFFSVASLLIYYIAFKFLGQSVHVLQIQDWFSVHTLSGFPTLEWIGFYPTWETIAAQVVLVLLILATTSWTNRKQAIKTTSA, encoded by the coding sequence GTGGCCAAATTCACAACTCGTGTACTGAGCGTCCTGTTGGTGCTGCTGCTTTGCTTCACCACGGGAGCTCATGCCGCCGATCCGCTCTTGCCGCTCGTCGGCAATGCGCTGACGCAAGCGAAAGCCGGGAACTGGCAAGCCGTCAACTCCGACCTGCAACAGTTTGAGACGACGTGGTCCGGCCTCTCCGCCCAACACCCGGAAGCCAGCCGTCAGCAACTCAACGACGCTCTCGCCGCGGCGAAAAAAGCCGCCCAAGGTGCGTCTCCCGATCCAACCGCTGTCAACACAGCCCTCGCGAACTTGGTCAAAGCGACCGACGCGCTTGCGTCCGACAAGACGGACAACGCCGACGGCAAACAGGATCTGAAAAAACTGACCGACTTTGTCCAGCAATCGCTGACCTCTCTGCAACAAGGGGATCTGGCAAAAGCGAAGAGCCAATACCGACTCTTCGAAACCGGCTGGAAAAAAGCCGAGTCCTACGTGCGCAACGAAGACTTCGCGGCGTACTCGAAGTTCGAAACCCAGCAGACCGCCGTCCACGTCGCGCTCAACGCAGAGACGATCGACGTCACGAAAGCGGAGAACGCTTTGCAGAAGTTGATCGCAACGTCGAACGACTTCATGAGCGGCAAAAAAGACACGTCCGCCTCCGCAGCGAGTGCAGAAGGCAAGACGCTCTCCGATGCGATTAAGTTCCTGACCGACGCCCGTGAGAACATCGAGTCCGGGGACGGCAAGCAAGCGGGCGATCTCGTTCAGCTCTTCGTCGAACTCTGGCCGTCCGTTGAAGGTCAAGTCTCTACACGCTCGGCACAAGCGTACAGCGAGACGGAGACGAAAATGGCAGAGGCGCTGCAAGACCTCGCCGCCACTCCGCCGAACACCAAGGCGGCGCAGAACGTCCTCACGTCGATGATCGATCAACTGCAACCCTTCGCAGATCAAACCCGTTACACCGCGTGGGACGCAGGTCTGATGCTGTTTCGTGAAGGCTTGGAAGCCTTGCTCGTCGTCGCCGCTCTGCTTGCGTTCTTGCAACGCACCGGCAACCGCAAGAAGCAAGTCTGGGTCTGGACCGGCGTAGGAGCAGGCTTCGGAGTTTCGGTGGCATTTGCCATCGTCATGTCTGTGTTCTTCTCCACCGTTGCGGCGGGAGGCAACCGCGAGATCATCGAGGGCGTAACCGGCCTGATCGCCGTCGTGATGATGTTCACCGTCGGGGTCTGGTTGCACAGCAAGTCCAGCGGCAAGGCGTGGAACCAATACATCTCCAAGCAGATGGACTCCGCTCTTGCTTCGGGCAGCCTCTGGTCGCTGGCGTTGATCTCCTTCCTCGCGATTGCGCGTGAAGGGGCGGAGACGATCATTTTCTACCTCGGCATGGCATCTGCCATCGACAAATCCCAACTGCTCCTCGGAATCGGCGTGTCGCTGGCCGTTCTCTTGTTGATCGGGTTTGCGATCCTCAAGTTCAGCGTGCGCATCCCGATGAAGCCGTTCTTCAGCGTGGCAAGTCTCTTGATCTACTACATCGCCTTCAAGTTCCTCGGGCAGAGTGTTCACGTCCTGCAGATTCAGGATTGGTTCTCCGTTCACACCCTCAGCGGGTTCCCGACGTTGGAGTGGATCGGCTTCTACCCGACATGGGAAACCATTGCGGCACAAGTCGTGCTGGTGCTGCTCATCCTCGCGACGACCTCGTGGACGAATCGCAAGCAAGCCATCAAGACCACCAGCGCGTAA
- a CDS encoding C39 family peptidase produces MNQKQAWRRILVTSLVGMGVIGLLGPSTLAGASVNSKGSVPMKATSVDTKTFREISDFSGGTHAGVTVSANGLTLDTSALLSGTDTLGRYNGGAYQYGQYTSDVIPVNFKEAIASIQANTAPGTWTEVELSAEVDGVWSKWYSMGVWLEGSQPFKRHSVNGQGDTVGTVYTDTLSLKKAATAVRARVTLFTTDPTATPSVRDLGITFANGTDTAGAVPSTGLVSDLAVPKRSQMVFPNGGEVWCSPTSTSMVMAYWSNLTGNAAWNQTVPTVVNGVWDYTYNGGGNWPFNTNYASSFGLVGKVARMSSLAEIEQWTNAGVPVIVSIAYKKGQLDNSPIPSSAGHLLVVRGFDAAGNVLTNDPAAASDDKVGITYNRLQFEQCWLGNSNGTTYLIYPQGWAVPSTNGHW; encoded by the coding sequence ATGAATCAAAAACAGGCATGGCGTCGCATCTTGGTCACATCTCTTGTGGGCATGGGGGTCATCGGACTTCTCGGCCCGTCTACTCTCGCAGGAGCCTCTGTGAATTCGAAAGGATCTGTTCCTATGAAGGCAACCAGCGTTGACACCAAAACATTTCGTGAAATCTCCGACTTCTCCGGCGGCACACACGCGGGAGTGACAGTTTCAGCAAATGGACTCACGCTCGATACCAGCGCCCTGCTCTCCGGCACCGACACGCTCGGTCGCTACAACGGCGGCGCGTACCAATACGGGCAGTACACGTCCGACGTGATTCCGGTCAATTTCAAAGAAGCGATTGCTTCGATTCAAGCGAACACCGCTCCGGGCACGTGGACCGAAGTGGAACTGAGCGCTGAAGTGGACGGCGTCTGGTCGAAATGGTACAGCATGGGGGTCTGGCTGGAAGGCAGTCAACCGTTCAAACGCCATTCGGTCAACGGCCAAGGCGATACGGTCGGCACGGTCTACACCGACACCCTCTCTCTGAAAAAAGCGGCCACCGCTGTGCGTGCCCGCGTCACGCTGTTCACAACTGATCCGACTGCAACGCCGTCTGTTCGCGACTTGGGCATTACGTTTGCAAACGGTACAGATACGGCGGGAGCAGTCCCGAGTACCGGCCTCGTCAGCGACTTGGCGGTGCCCAAACGCTCGCAGATGGTCTTCCCGAACGGCGGCGAAGTGTGGTGCTCTCCGACTTCGACGTCGATGGTGATGGCGTATTGGTCGAATCTGACGGGCAACGCGGCTTGGAACCAGACCGTGCCGACGGTTGTGAACGGGGTTTGGGATTACACGTACAACGGCGGCGGCAACTGGCCGTTCAACACGAACTACGCGTCTTCGTTCGGACTGGTCGGGAAAGTGGCACGGATGAGTTCGCTGGCAGAAATTGAGCAGTGGACGAATGCAGGCGTGCCTGTCATCGTCTCCATCGCTTATAAAAAAGGCCAGTTGGATAACTCCCCGATTCCGAGCTCGGCCGGGCATCTTTTGGTGGTTCGTGGGTTCGATGCAGCGGGGAATGTCCTGACGAACGACCCGGCCGCAGCGTCTGATGACAAAGTCGGCATCACGTACAATCGTCTGCAATTTGAACAATGCTGGCTCGGCAATTCCAACGGCACCACCTACCTGATCTACCCGCAAGGCTGGGCAGTTCCGTCCACCAACGGGCACTGGTAA